Proteins found in one Miscanthus floridulus cultivar M001 chromosome 4, ASM1932011v1, whole genome shotgun sequence genomic segment:
- the LOC136549429 gene encoding glucan endo-1,3-beta-glucosidase 8-like, whose protein sequence is MAARLIAAAALAVLAVLCCAAGPATALGMNWGTQATHPLPPKAVVQVLQDNGIKKVKLFDTDPAAMSALAGTGIEVMVAIPNNMLAGLADDAGKAKDWVKRNVRRYDFDGGVTIKYVAVGNEPFLESYNGSFINVTFPALENIQNALNNAGIGDRIKATVPLNADVYNSPKNNQVPSAGRFRSDISGLMTDIVRFLAKNNAPFTVNIYPFLSLYLNDNFPLDYAFFDGTATPVNDNGVLYTNVFDANFDTLVAALAAVGHGDLPIVVGEVGWPTDGDKHAKASYAQRFYAGLLKRLAANTGTPARPNQYTEVYLFGLVDEDAKSVAPGNFERHWGVLRYDGQPKFAMDLTGQGRNTMLVPARGVRYLPRTWCALNPNAKDHGKLGANIDYACTFADCTPLGFGSTCNGMDVAGNASYAFNAYYQVQNQKDEACDFQGLALPTETDPSTATCNFTIQIQTGAAAPAAVMASLGRSAGAAALVLALLQLLLLW, encoded by the exons ATGGCGGCGAGGCTCATcgccgcggcggcgctggcggTGCTCGCGGTGCTGTGCTGCGCGGCGGGGCCTGCAACAGCGCTGGGGATGAACTGGGGCACGCAGGCGACGCACCCGCTGCCGCCCAAGGCCGTGGTGCAGGTGCTGCAGGACAACGGCATCAAGAAGGTGAAGCTCTTCGACACCGACCCGGCCGCCATGAGCGCGCTCGCCGGCACCGGCATCGAGGTCATGGTCGCCATCCCCAACAACATGCTGGCCGGCCTCGCCGACGACGCGGGAAAGGCCAAGGACTGGGTCAAGCGCAACGTCAGGCGCTACGACTTCGACGGCGGCGTCACCATCAA GTACGTGGCCGTCGGCAACGAGCCGTTCCTGGAGTCGTACAACGGCTCCTTCATCAACGTCACATTCCCCGCGCTAGAGAACATCCAGAACGCTCTCAACAACGCCGGCATCGGCGACCGGATCAAAGCCACCGTCCCGCTGAACGCCGACGTGTACAACTCCCCGAAGAACAACCAGGTGCCGTCGGCGGGGCGGTTCCGGTCCGACATCTCGGGCCTGATGACGGACATCGTCAGGTTCCTTGCCAAGAACAACGCGCCCTTCACCGTGAACATCTACCCGTTCCTGAGCCTGTACCTGAACGACAACTTCCCGTTGGACTACGCCTTCTTCGACGGCACGGCGACGCCGGTGAACGACAACGGCGTGCTCTACACCAACGTGTTCGACGCCAACTTCGACACGCTGGTGGCGGCGCTCGCGGCCGTGGGCCACGGGGACCTGCCCATCGTCGTGGGTGAGGTCGGGTGGCCCACGGACGGCGACAAGCACGCCAAGGCCTCGTACGCGCAGCGGTTCTACGCGGGGCTTCTGAAGCGGCTGGCGGCGAACACCGGCACGCCGGCGCGGCCGAACCAGTACACGGAGGTGTACCTGTTCGGGCTCGTCGACGAGGACGCCAAGAGCGTGGCGCCGGGCAACTTCGAGCGCCACTGGGGCGTGCTCCGGTACGACGGGCAGCCCAAGTTCGCCATGGACCTGACGGGCCAGGGCCGGAACACGATGCTGGTGCCGGCGAGGGGGGTGAGGTACCTCCCCAGGACGTGGTGCGCGCTGAACCCCAACGCGAAAGACCACGGCAAGCTCGGTGCTAACATCGACTACGCCTGCACGTTCGCCGACTGCACGCCGCTGGGGTTCGGGTCCACGTGCAACGGCATGGACGTCGCCGGCAACGCGTCGTACGCGTTCAACGCCTACTACCAGGTGCAGAACCAGAAGGACGAGGCCTGCGACTTCCAGGGCCTCGCGTTGCCCACGGAGACCGACCCGTCTACGGCGACATGCAACTTCACCATACAGATCCAGACcggggcggcggcgccggcggcggtcatggcgtcGCTCGGCCGGAGCGCTGGCGCGGCCGCGCTGGTGCTGGC